A window of Quercus robur chromosome 12, dhQueRobu3.1, whole genome shotgun sequence genomic DNA:
tcatGTATAACACCTACctttaaatagtaaataaaaaaattgataaaaagaaaaaaaaaattacagattatATGTCATTTAATATGATTAGTATTACTTcaataagataataaatgaatatttaaattactaattattcTTTGTGAGAATATTTTAACGAAATGTCTTACAAAATGAAAGACTGAAGCAAGTTATCTTGCAACCTTCAAATTTGTGTAATTGGGTTAGCAACAGAGAGATGGACCCTACGCATTTTCTACTAAAATCATTAGCGTTCAATCAAAGTCATTATAGGACCCCCAATCCAACTACTCATCcaattcttttttactttttaaaaaataaaaataaaaataaaaaatttggtcaaacccCTCCACTGGTCCGCCATTAGCTCCTCAacatcttcaaaaaaataatttaaaaaaaaactataagaataaaaaaactagTAGTAGAAACTTAGACGCAATTTTTGCGATAACTCTATCAGATAGCAGACTTTTAAtggtatataaaataaatttattggaTCATAcgaaaataacaaaattgataGCCAATCACAGTCTACTGCAACTtcgtaaaatatatataaatatatattagtcTTATTATACATGCTTCCTGCATGTGAagatgtcttttcttttttatttttttttaaattatgttttttattttatatatataattttttattttgaaaatctaatttataagtgaataaaataatttgaaaatcaacaatAGCGTGTgcaatgagggttttttttttaatttaaaaaaaaaacttgtgttttaatttatatatataatttttattttgagaatctaattcatctatactattatttctatactattatttaaggggtttcAGCGGTTTGGGATCcccatttttttgttcaaaaatgctCCAAAATCCTATGTTtaaatagagacaaaactaaatgaCATTCcagtaaaaatacaactttaaCTCCTATTAATACATGACCTAAAAAATAGGGTCACTctcctattaatttttaaattgatttatccacttataaattaatttctcaaaataaaaattatatatataaaataaaaacacaagttttttttttttttacaaaataggatcactaaagttgtattttttaggtaatattttagtgggagtaaaagttgtatttttaacaaatttttctttaattttgtttctatttaaaCATAGAGATCTatgtgatttttgaaaaaaaaaaaaaaaaaactaaataaagaaagttccttaaataataatataaataattagatatataagaagaaaaagcaaATGAATACTGTAATACACGCCTATAAGTAGATTCTCACGCCACGTTCCCTCCCTCCTTACTCAGTACTCACatcagaaaaaaaagaagacactTTACGTTAACAAGTTACCCACTTTAAAAATAACAACCTTTTGAATTAAAAAGCCACAAAGCAAAGGATTCATGGCTGCCAAGTTGATAGCTTTGGCTTGCTTTCGCAGCGAAGGCTATGGCGATCTCTCGCCCAGGCCACACTATCCCTCCATGCCCAGTTACCCAAAAGGCAAGGGCGTGTCTACGCAAGAGAGCAGCAGCGTGGAGCAGGGTTCGTCGCCGCCTGAAGCCAAGGCTGCGACCTTCTCTGTTTTCGGAATGACATGCTCTGCATGCGCTGGATCGGTCGAGAAAGCCGTCAAAAGGCTTCCGGGGATACGTGAGGCCGTCGTTGATGTCTTGAACAACAAGGCACAGGTCCTCTTTTATTCTACCTTCGTCAATGTAAGTATTTCTGCTCCTGGGTTTTAACTCTTTGTTTCTTTGGAAAAATGtttctgtgatttttttttttttttggaaaaaggtTTGATTTTGTATATGGGTTTGAAgaaattttgttgttgatcttggGAAGTTAGTTGAAAAGACatgaattggatttttttttttctttttttttctttggggaaGTATTCTTAGAAATAAAAGGAAgagtttttcattaaattttaattccCTTTGTAAAATTAACTGTTAATATTCGTCTTTCCTATGTTTGGGAATTGGTAATTATTTCTTGACTGTTTtgatttcaaatgaaaatttgtttCAACTCTGGAGGACTTTTTGTTCTTGCTCATATTTACTTAATTTTCAATGCCTAATGGACTATTGTTCTTTTCAATGAggaaaataatttgatagtttgaaaataatttttcaaaatcatttcCTGTGTCATTTTCATATGTTATTAAACCCCTATGTTTGATTGACGAATGGCCCTTTTGTTGGTATGCAATTAAATGGCCCTTCTCTTTCCAACTTTCCCTTGTACAAACTTTTGCAATTATCATGCTTTTCTTCTATTTTCCCTTGATAACTTTAGGATGACTGTGAGATGTGTCATGTTTCCCATGACTATGACTTTATacgtaaatttttttttttttttttttaactctcaaaTGATTTAGGCTTGTAATTTAGAGTAAGGTTAGGAAGCCAATGGCCGAAGTGTGCATCTCCAACTATAATACAAGCTTGACTTGAGCCAAATCTAGTTTGAATCCCAATCAGTGGGCTACACCTCCACCTTCCAAATCGCTTTCTTCCATGAGCTAAACCTTTATACCACCTAGTTACAAGGAAGGTTACAATGAGCTAAGTTGTTCATAAACAGCCATTTAACTTcgaaatgaaaacaaaaaaacaaaaaaaacaaaaatcaaaacaaaacaataccaaaaaaaaaaaaacttgttcatgtttttttatttagcaaaGAAGTCAAGCTCAAGGGCTCAACTATTAAATGAGctaaacttaaatataataatgtgtACACAAATAAGCTTGTAGGTATAAGgctctatttatatataatattatatgtttattttcttataaaatatatttatatagatgtGAGATTGAATTCTCATATTTGTAAATAAGTTCATAAGgtatcaatttattatttttaatttactaataaatATAAATGGTCAATTtcctaataaaaattatgtatgaTTATTATAAAACAAGGTTAgtgaatctaattttttaagtacataaatgaaaattatcatACTCTAGCTAACTCTAATAATATAATACacttaaattttaagattaatTATTATAGTATAGATTGGGAAGGGGAAACAAATTTTAGTCCTAGTGTTTACTTTATATGGGGGAAAGGATAAGTTAATCAAGTAACTCATAAAAAAACttgaactttttcttttacaagAAAATGAATGCAAGCTAACTTGGTGATGAGTTCGAACTCAAGCTCAGCTtgtgttcaaaataaaaattaaattaaccaatCCTAAACTTTTAATATTCAGCCTGGCTCAACTTAGTTACAACTCTAGTTACAAGGGCTGGCaattaaatgaaattatttatataaaagataatttctcttaattttccTTTAAGCAATGGTTCCAAAGAGAAACTTTAATTTGATCACCTACTTTAGGTTGTGGGGGCTTAGGCTGGTTTAGGGTCTAGCAATTTGAAGTTGACCTTATGCCTGATTTTGGACTCTAGCTTTGCACAATTGTACCAGATATTGCTTAGATTGTTCAAATATCTGGTTCAACAGACTAGTTTGAAGCCATCAATGTCTAATTTGTGCAAAGTTGAAATTAGTCAGGATAAACCTCACTGCAGAAATGTTAATAACATCAAGTAGTTACTATTAGGACTTTGTTAAGTTGTCTAGTTGTAATGCAAATAAATTGGTTGCAGTTACAagattcttttatttattttttgtttttttggcattttctcACAACAATTCTGCTATGCCATGGTCATTGACTGAGAAGAGAAGCTCAGATCACTAGTTTTGAGTCTGGCTTTAGTAAACCTTTCGCGTTGTCACTATTGTTACAGATAATGAACTTTTAAGGTAGTGATTGAGTCACTTTATCTAGCTCAGCATGAACTTGCTGAATGCTGTTGTTTATACTTTATCAATTTCATCGCAACTTAACTGGAAAAGTTGGATCCATTACAATTTTTCCAAGTAATTAGGGTTAACTAGTGTATGATTACATACATTCTGTTTCTAGtccaattacaatttttttcgattttctttcttcctcaacaATGCACATTGTATTGTTTTAAATAcgtttattgttgaatttatttGTAATGAACTTTAATATTGCTGTTTAACATTATATAGGAGGAGACCATTCGTGAAACAATTGAAGATGTTGGATTTGAAGCCACATTGATTGAAGATCAGATGAATGAAAGAGCCACTCAAGTATGTCGAATACATATAAATGGAATGACTTGCACATCTTGCTCCTCCACTATCGAATCAGCTTTACAAGCAATTCATGGTGTACAGAAGGCTCAAGTGGCCTTGGCAACTGAAGAAGCAGAAGTTCAATATGATCCAAAGATTGTGAGCTACACCCAGATATTGGAAGCCATAGAAGACACTGGATTTGAAGCCATACTTATTAGTTCAGGGGAAGACATAAGCAAGATAGCGCTCAAAGTTGATGGTTTTCGTACTGATCATTCCCTGAGAATTATCGAGGAGTCTCTTCAAGCACTTCCAGGTGTTCAGGATATAAACGTATCTCCAGAACTCAACAAAATATCCCTTTCCTACAAACCTGATATGACAGGACCTAGAAATTTCATTAACGTGATTGAGTCAACCGGGTCAAAACGTTTCAAGGCTAGAATATATCCTGAAGGAGGAGTAAGGGAAACTCATAGAAAGGATGaaattaaacaatattatagaTCCTTTATGTGGAGTCTGATTTTTACAATTCCCGTCTTTCTAACTTCCATGGTTTTTATGTATATTCCTGGAATAAAGAATGCATTTGATACCAAAGTTGTCAATATGCTGAGTGTTGGAATGGTTTTAAGGTGGGTGCTATCAACTCCAGTGCAATTCATCATAGGCCGGCGATTCTACATTGGGGCCTACAAAGCGCTACGCCATGGTTCTGCTAATATGGATGTTTTGATTGCCTTAGGAACAAATGCAGCCTACTTCTTTTCTGTCTACTCTGTATTGAGAGCTGCTACCTCTAAAGATTTCAAGGGTACTGATTTCTTTGAGACTAGTGCAATGCTTATCTCATTTATTCTACTTGGGAAGTACTTAGAGGTTTTGGCTAAGGGAAAGACATCAGCAGCTATTGCCAAACTTATGGACTTGGCACCTGAGACAGCAATATTGTTAACCTTGGATGGTGAAGGAAACGTCGTgaatgaagaagaaattgaCAGTCGGTTGATACAAAAGAATGATGTAATTAAAATTATTCCTGGAGCGAAAGTAGCTTCAGATGGTTTTGTCATCTGGGGTCAAAGCCACGTAAATGAGAGTATGATAACAGGAGAAGCACGGCCAGTTGCGAAAAGGAAGGGTGACACAGTGATTGGAGGCACTGTGAATGAGAATGGTGCGTTGCACATAAAAGCAACAAGAGTAGGATCAGAAAGTGCTCTTTCACAGATTGTTCGACTTGTTGAATCGGCCCAGTTGGCTAAAGCTCCTGTTCAGAAGTTTGCCGATCGCATTTCTAAATTCTTTGTGCCCCTGGTAAGTATATACTGATCTACATCTTTCCTGGATCATGTTGTAGGGTGTTCAATTAAAGTTATCAATATGAAATTATGGAGGATCTTTTAGTGAATGGATTTCTTTTTCCACAGGTCATTATACTTTCATTTTCAACTTGGCTTGCCTGGTTTTTAGCTGGAAAGTTCCATTGGTACCCAAAATCTTGGATTCCATCTTCCCTGGACAGCTTTGAGCTTGCACTCCAGTTTGGGATATCAGTCATGGTCATAGCCTGCCCTTGTGCTCTAGGTCTAGCAACACCCACTGCTGTTATGGTTGGCACTGGAGTTGGTGCATCTGAAGGTGTACTTATCAAAGGGGGTAAAGCATTAGAAAGTGCACATAAGGTTTGCATTTACAATCATCTTCCTGTTTTTTATTTCGTATAGCACAGGCTCCATCCACGTTAGTTGGTCCAGAAGATTTTTATGTACTGCTTGGGTCTCTTTCTTCCATTTGGCTTGTAATTGACTGTATCAGAAGTAAAAATTTGTCCTGAAAGTATACTCTGCTACAGAATTAGAATCACTGCTCCCCTTACCCCCTGCACAGGGGGAAAAATAATGTTGAATTTTTACCATTAATGTTTCTAATGATTTTTATCTGCATGATTAAACTGCTGAACATTATTTTGTGTTTCCAtcctaagatttttttttttttttttttttttttttttttttttttttttttttttttttttttctctcggATTCTTGGACTGATTAACGGTATTTCAGGTAAACTGCATTGTATTTGACAAGACGGGAACTCTCACAGTTGGAAAGCCTGTTGTCGTTAACAGAAAACTCTTGAAAAATATGTTACTGCAAGAATTCTTAGAACTTACAGCTGCAACTGAGGTAGTTATTCTTCTATTAAAACTGACTTAAGAAAATATGAAGTTATCATATCACTATTTTCCAAAAGGGATTTGATTTAAGTTTGACAGAGGTGGAGTGGactataatattttcttattacATGACTATTGATAATGTTGGTTTGACATATATCAGGTGAACAGTGAGCACCCATTAGCGAAGGCCGTAGTTGAGTATGCCAAGAAATTCCGAGAAGATGAAGAGAACCCTGCCTGGCCAGAAGCACGAGACTTTGTTTCCATTACTGGCCATGGGGTGAAGGCCATTGTCCGGAACAAGGAAATAATTGTAGGAAACAAGAGCTTGATGTTGAGCCACAACATTGCAATTCCAATGGATGCCGAAGAGATACTAGCAGAAGCTGAAAGGATGGCCCAAACTGGGATTCTAGTATCCATTGATAGGGAAGTGGTAGGAGTTCTAGCCATATCTGATCCACTGAAATCAGGTGCAGAAGAAGCTATTTCCATACTGAAGTCTATGAAAATTAAGAGCATCATGGTGACAGGCGATAATTGGGGAACTGCCAATTCCATTGCCAAAGAAGTTGGAATTGAAACTGTTTTTGCAGAAGCCAAACCTGAGCAGAAATCAGAGAAAGTAAAGGATCTGCAGGTACATATAAGAACATTGTTTCAAGGAGTTGTTCACTTCATTCTGAAATGCTTATTAGTCATTCAAACACATTTTCCTGATTCTTTCACAGGCTTCAGGCTACATTGTTGCAATGGTGGGGGATGGCATAAATGACTCACCAGCCCTCGTGGCTGCAGATGTTGGAATGGCAATTGGTGCTGGCACAGACATTGCTATCGAGGCAGCAGACATTGTTCTCATGAAGAGCAACTTGGAGGATGTCATAACTGCCATTGACCTTTCCCGGAGAACCTTCTTCCATATCCGGCTGAACTATATTTGGGCTTTAGGATATAATCTGCTTGGCATCCCAATTGCTGCTGGGGTTCTATTCCCATCCACTGGATTCAGGTTACCCCCATGGATTGCAGGAGCTGCAATGGCAGCCTCTTCTGTAAGTGTTGTTTGCTGCTCTCTTCTGTTGAAATATTACAAGAGGCCCAAGAAGCTGGACAACCTTGAGATACGTGGAATAAAGATAGAGTGATTGTTGATGATGGTGTTGATATAGTTTGGTGTAAATGCATGTAGGAATGAAGTTCTCGTAGGAATAAATGTAGAGGAGtgtgctggattttttttttttttttttttctctgaagaATGGAAGTGTTggttgaagaaaataaaattcatttgagCAAGGTACCTTATTTGGTTGGATGGCCTCCCTTGTACATTTGGTGTTCAAGTTAATCTGTAAATAAATGGACTTTTATGCAGTGAAGATCAATGAAGCCTTTGAGGTGAACCAAAAAGACATGCAGTAATCTTTCCTGTCTAACTTTTTTCTGTTAGATTATCTTTTATGAGAATCCCTGGCATATAGTCTGGAAGatgatatatataattagtaCCATTTCAGAAGCTAATTGCCACGTATTTTTCCAATCCAACTCTAATTCACAATATTAAGAATAGAACATATATAAATGATATGGTTCACAAGGTTTTGcaattaagtttaaaatatttatttgatgGAAAAATGTTCTCAGCTAAAATATTGTGTCATAAAAATAACGGTACGTATAAATTCACAATGGAGCAATTGTGCACGGGTTTGGCTTGTCTAGAGTTCCATTGCACTAGCTGCCACAAAGACATAACTTGTGTCTAAAGGTGGCCATGTGTAAATTTCGTATTTCATTTATTGGACTAGAGCTCTAATGGGGCAATTGTATATAGGTTTGGCTTGCGTATAGTGTTTTAATGCactaaatgcgaaaaaaatgcatgagttCAAAAGTGGCCAATGGTAGCTCAAGGCTTAGGCCTAAGTAAGCGAGCACTCTCATCTGATCCTTTGAAACCAGATGAAATGCAAAATAGATAATGgtttccaaaaattaaatatacaaaataaaaaataaatgcaaaatcagCCCTACATCCCATTATGCATCACTATTCAAACTTGTGCATATTGCTAATAGGAGCATCTAAATTTGATTATAGCAACATCTagatcttaaaattaaaaaaatttattttacccacatctatataaatataaatctaaaagctgaagcgtagtaTTTAATATTGCTACGCTTAGGTTGAGCCACATCGAAAGTCATGTCATtactattctttttcttaaatttctcctacaatttaaaaatagttttcctaaattttaaaatactaataaaaagaaaataactcaCAACCTTTCTCCACCATAAAGCCCAATCTTTATAGTTTTAATtccaccataaagcccaaaCTCAAGCCTGTGTTGCATGGtttcaattttgtgttttgcagtttcaaatttaaatacGACAACCCTTTGTGTTCCACGGTTACAAACTCAAACAACAACCCTTTGTGTTCCACGATTACAATCTCAAACAACAACCCTTCAAACTTTCTAACTCCTTtatctcttcctctcctcacaCTATATTAATACTGAGATGTTGGATGATTCAGTTCAGGTAACCCTAAATCCTAGTTGTTGTTGACCTCTATTCTTGTGGCTGCCTTGCATAATAGTTCAATGTAAGGATTAGATtaatagtattatttattttgattgctgtttttttttttttctttttaaattttgttactaCCTCTGTTGAAAATTTTTAGACcccagttgatagaattaacaagctTTAAACTTAAGTTGTTAATTacatttattatgaataaaacttgttaaaacaaacaaacatcaatatcatgtcaaaatcatgcaacagaaaaataaataaaacaagatatgatgacccaagaaaaccaataaaacaaactaatttcatagtaaaaaacctgaggggaaaccttcccaaaaagcaatctactatagtaaagagaagtttcagatctagtacaaaacttttgtccctagactctacaatccccgtagatgaactcatagaagaaaccttctaccgcttcagaacctctgaactcttccaTATATGAACGTCACCCTTTTTGTTGCacaaatcccagtacgtgactaactaatgatgcacggctcccagtacgtgactaacacaccaacttgaagaagattgttggctgcaaagttcttcacttcatcaacaatgaagatcaagaagcacttggttacaaaaccttaaggcGCAAAGATACAGTAacttcttttagagagaataaggtcttggtcaccttttgcatatgttctccttgtattctcttatgtgacgacctctaaaataagccttgtttatgtctagggttgtaagaaaagaaaccctacataTACATAATACATGTCAGCATGGAccgaaaatcagatctaaaaatttgaattcccgtaacctcgatagatacctcaATAGATAGTATCTGTCTAGcctcattaaacctcgatagatagctatctgtcgaaCAACTGCCGAGCTATTTGTCCGCAGGTATCGAGCCATCTGTCCAGCTTTAGTGaatagtttttctttacttgtttcttggtccaatcttcat
This region includes:
- the LOC126708783 gene encoding probable copper-transporting ATPase HMA5, whose amino-acid sequence is MAAKLIALACFRSEGYGDLSPRPHYPSMPSYPKGKGVSTQESSSVEQGSSPPEAKAATFSVFGMTCSACAGSVEKAVKRLPGIREAVVDVLNNKAQVLFYSTFVNEETIRETIEDVGFEATLIEDQMNERATQVCRIHINGMTCTSCSSTIESALQAIHGVQKAQVALATEEAEVQYDPKIVSYTQILEAIEDTGFEAILISSGEDISKIALKVDGFRTDHSLRIIEESLQALPGVQDINVSPELNKISLSYKPDMTGPRNFINVIESTGSKRFKARIYPEGGVRETHRKDEIKQYYRSFMWSLIFTIPVFLTSMVFMYIPGIKNAFDTKVVNMLSVGMVLRWVLSTPVQFIIGRRFYIGAYKALRHGSANMDVLIALGTNAAYFFSVYSVLRAATSKDFKGTDFFETSAMLISFILLGKYLEVLAKGKTSAAIAKLMDLAPETAILLTLDGEGNVVNEEEIDSRLIQKNDVIKIIPGAKVASDGFVIWGQSHVNESMITGEARPVAKRKGDTVIGGTVNENGALHIKATRVGSESALSQIVRLVESAQLAKAPVQKFADRISKFFVPLVIILSFSTWLAWFLAGKFHWYPKSWIPSSLDSFELALQFGISVMVIACPCALGLATPTAVMVGTGVGASEGVLIKGGKALESAHKVNCIVFDKTGTLTVGKPVVVNRKLLKNMLLQEFLELTAATEVNSEHPLAKAVVEYAKKFREDEENPAWPEARDFVSITGHGVKAIVRNKEIIVGNKSLMLSHNIAIPMDAEEILAEAERMAQTGILVSIDREVVGVLAISDPLKSGAEEAISILKSMKIKSIMVTGDNWGTANSIAKEVGIETVFAEAKPEQKSEKVKDLQASGYIVAMVGDGINDSPALVAADVGMAIGAGTDIAIEAADIVLMKSNLEDVITAIDLSRRTFFHIRLNYIWALGYNLLGIPIAAGVLFPSTGFRLPPWIAGAAMAASSVSVVCCSLLLKYYKRPKKLDNLEIRGIKIE